From the Solibacillus sp. FSL R5-0449 genome, one window contains:
- a CDS encoding HAMP domain-containing sensor histidine kinase, with amino-acid sequence MKTLYRQYIVVTLAVIVISITMSMLLIGQIYKSQIRPDTDAKNYGVAQEVQQILKAMPKESADAYFQSIAKLGYQIGVIYPDGSLTSYGSEFKKTKLTPEMLDIVGTDDVYHGIRDYNGSSYFMNHFANDIRNTIGISFQLNDESYAFFIRQENATLFSEMHLLIVSFIIITALVILLTMILLARQLVRPLKQLQQATKQIALENYDIQLSIDRDDELGQLATQFQKMANRLAENDQIKKDFINNVSHDFQSPLLNIQGYANVLKDADNTEEERVQYLEIIEQETKRLSALTKQLLLLSSLDQKNLPVQKKNYSLDKQLKERLFAKRWKLDDKQMELVYELEPVEVFADEQLMEQVWDNLLSNAIRYSEDKGKIIVTCSKKDNQIFVTIKDKGIGIPEEALEKVKERFYRVDPSRSSQSSGLGLAIVTEIVNRHGGQFTIESELGKGTKVTVVLNVQ; translated from the coding sequence ATGAAAACATTATACAGGCAATATATTGTCGTGACATTGGCTGTCATCGTCATAAGCATTACAATGTCGATGCTGTTAATCGGACAAATTTATAAATCGCAAATTCGACCTGATACAGACGCCAAAAATTATGGGGTAGCCCAGGAAGTACAGCAAATTTTAAAAGCAATGCCGAAAGAAAGTGCGGATGCCTACTTTCAGTCAATAGCAAAGCTTGGCTACCAAATAGGGGTTATTTATCCTGATGGTAGCTTAACTTCATACGGAAGTGAGTTTAAAAAAACAAAGCTCACACCTGAGATGCTAGATATCGTCGGTACCGATGATGTGTATCACGGCATTCGCGACTATAATGGTTCTTCCTACTTTATGAATCATTTCGCAAATGATATTCGAAATACAATCGGTATATCATTTCAACTAAATGATGAAAGCTATGCATTTTTCATTCGTCAGGAAAATGCGACACTGTTTTCTGAAATGCATTTATTGATCGTTAGCTTCATTATTATTACGGCTTTAGTTATTTTATTGACAATGATTCTACTTGCCCGTCAGCTTGTCAGACCATTGAAGCAATTGCAGCAGGCAACAAAGCAAATCGCTCTTGAAAATTATGATATCCAGTTATCGATTGATCGTGATGATGAGCTCGGTCAGCTTGCAACTCAATTTCAAAAGATGGCCAATCGCCTCGCGGAAAATGATCAGATTAAGAAAGACTTCATAAATAATGTGTCACACGATTTCCAATCACCGTTGCTCAACATTCAAGGCTATGCAAATGTATTGAAGGACGCGGACAATACAGAGGAAGAACGTGTGCAATATTTGGAGATTATTGAGCAGGAAACGAAGCGCCTTTCCGCATTAACAAAGCAGTTGCTGTTACTGAGCTCGCTTGACCAGAAGAATTTACCGGTTCAAAAGAAAAACTATTCGTTAGATAAACAGTTGAAGGAACGGCTATTTGCAAAGCGTTGGAAACTGGATGATAAGCAGATGGAGCTTGTATATGAACTGGAACCGGTTGAAGTTTTTGCAGATGAACAGTTAATGGAACAAGTTTGGGACAATCTGTTGTCAAATGCTATTCGCTACAGTGAAGATAAAGGAAAAATTATTGTCACATGCAGTAAAAAGGATAATCAGATTTTTGTAACGATAAAAGATAAAGGGATCGGTATACCGGAAGAAGCACTTGAAAAGGTGAAGGAACGATTTTACCGGGTAGACCCTTCACGCTCGAGTCAAAGCAGCGGGTTAGGTTTGGCGATTGTAACAGAAATCGTGAACCGTCATGGGGGACAGTTTACTATTGAAAGTGAGCTTGGAAAAGGAACTAAAGTAACAGTTGTTTTAAATGTCCAATAA
- a CDS encoding carbohydrate kinase — protein sequence MKKILCIGELLIDFFTTHTEVSIIEAKSFEKQAGGAPANVAATIAMLGGQAYFCGKVGDDAFGHFLKQTLEQAGVHTDQLIMDPSAPTTLAFVSRQKDGERDFIFNRGADELLTVEDLDLQQLMTLDMIHFGSATALLSEPFSKTYEQLMQTLHLQNHFISFDPNYRADLWKGDSDLFIHKCEPFLEAANFIKMSDEELLLFARTDNFEQAIEWLTQFSDKTIAITQGASGTMLIRNGQITNVPAFPVKPIDTTGAGDAFVGAVMYQLSKYADTNISFNEWVTVIEFANQAAAKVCEKVGAIDALSSLKELS from the coding sequence ATGAAAAAAATTCTTTGTATTGGCGAATTGCTCATCGATTTTTTTACAACTCATACGGAAGTGTCCATTATCGAAGCGAAATCGTTTGAAAAGCAGGCAGGCGGTGCTCCGGCAAATGTTGCGGCAACGATTGCGATGCTTGGTGGACAGGCATATTTTTGCGGAAAAGTAGGCGATGATGCATTTGGTCACTTTTTAAAACAAACGTTGGAGCAAGCTGGTGTTCATACAGATCAATTAATAATGGATCCGTCTGCACCGACTACTTTAGCCTTTGTTTCAAGACAAAAAGATGGGGAGCGGGATTTTATCTTTAATCGTGGTGCCGACGAATTGCTCACTGTTGAAGATCTGGACCTGCAACAGCTCATGACGCTGGATATGATTCATTTCGGCTCTGCTACAGCCCTTTTAAGTGAACCTTTCAGTAAAACGTACGAACAGCTAATGCAAACTTTACATCTTCAAAATCATTTTATTTCATTTGATCCAAACTACCGGGCAGACTTATGGAAGGGTGATTCCGATTTGTTCATCCATAAATGTGAACCATTCCTTGAAGCTGCAAATTTCATTAAGATGAGTGATGAAGAACTGTTATTATTCGCTAGGACTGATAATTTCGAACAGGCAATCGAATGGCTGACACAGTTTAGTGATAAAACTATCGCCATTACACAAGGCGCTTCCGGTACAATGCTTATCCGTAACGGACAAATTACAAATGTTCCGGCATTTCCTGTAAAACCGATTGATACAACCGGTGCAGGTGATGCTTTTGTCGGTGCCGTTATGTATCAGTTAAGTAAATATGCAGATACAAATATTTCGTTCAATGAATGGGTAACCGTTATCGAATTTGCCAACCAAGCTGCAGCAAAAGTATGCGAAAAAGTCGGTGCAATTGATGCCCTCTCTTCCTTAAAAGAACTTTCGTAA
- the madM gene encoding malonate transporter subunit MadM, with amino-acid sequence MWEALKTALESNGLITGFVIVGITMYVAYLISNKLTKGLIHGSAIAIVLGLVLAYFGGVYSEGTKGLADVSLFAGIGLLGGSMLRDFAIVATSFGANFDEIKKAGIRGISSLFIGVGLSFVVGIIFALIFGYTDAVSLATIGAGTVTYIVGPVTGAALGASSEVIAISIAAGLVKSVLVMVGTPFIARFIGLNNPLTAMVYGGLMGTTSGVTGGLAATDVRLVPYGAVTATFYTGLGCLLCPTLLFILTDMIW; translated from the coding sequence ATGTGGGAAGCTCTAAAAACTGCACTAGAATCGAATGGTTTAATTACGGGATTCGTTATTGTCGGGATTACAATGTATGTCGCTTACTTGATTTCAAATAAGTTAACAAAGGGGCTTATTCATGGGTCGGCTATTGCGATTGTTCTCGGTTTAGTATTAGCTTATTTCGGCGGTGTTTACAGTGAAGGTACAAAAGGTTTAGCTGATGTTTCGCTATTTGCAGGTATCGGTCTTTTAGGTGGCAGCATGCTTCGTGACTTCGCTATTGTAGCTACATCATTCGGAGCAAACTTTGACGAAATCAAAAAAGCTGGTATTCGCGGGATTTCATCACTATTTATCGGTGTTGGATTATCGTTTGTAGTTGGTATTATTTTTGCACTTATTTTCGGTTATACAGATGCTGTAAGTCTTGCTACAATCGGTGCCGGTACAGTTACTTATATTGTTGGTCCAGTAACAGGAGCTGCATTAGGTGCTAGTTCAGAAGTTATTGCAATCAGTATTGCCGCAGGGTTAGTAAAATCGGTATTAGTAATGGTAGGAACACCGTTTATCGCACGATTCATCGGTTTAAACAATCCATTAACAGCAATGGTTTACGGTGGTTTAATGGGAACTACTTCCGGTGTTACGGGAGGATTAGCTGCAACGGATGTACGATTGGTCCCGTATGGCGCCGTTACAGCTACTTTCTACACAGGTTTAGGCTGTTTACTATGCCCTACCCTGTTATTCATCTTAACAGATATGATTTGGTAA
- the madL gene encoding malonate transporter subunit MadL: protein MVIYGVAILAGCFLFGMFCGELIGALMGIDSNVGGVGIAMLLLIVVVDKLQKSGKISIAAQSGLAFWNAMYIPIVIAMAASQNVLGALTGGPLAIIAGIAVVLISWLVVPLLSGKKAKESAIEFNKNHPATGEVN, encoded by the coding sequence ATGGTTATATATGGTGTTGCCATTTTAGCTGGGTGTTTCTTATTTGGGATGTTCTGTGGTGAATTAATCGGAGCTTTAATGGGGATTGATTCGAATGTGGGTGGCGTAGGTATTGCGATGTTACTATTAATTGTGGTGGTTGATAAGTTGCAGAAGAGCGGGAAAATCAGTATAGCTGCCCAAAGTGGCTTAGCTTTCTGGAATGCAATGTATATCCCAATCGTTATCGCAATGGCAGCAAGTCAAAATGTATTAGGTGCATTAACTGGAGGTCCTCTAGCGATTATCGCAGGAATTGCAGTCGTACTTATTAGCTGGTTAGTTGTTCCATTGTTAAGCGGGAAAAAGGCGAAGGAATCTGCCATTGAGTTCAATAAAAATCACCCGGCAACAGGGGAGGTAAACTAA